A portion of the Macaca thibetana thibetana isolate TM-01 chromosome 9, ASM2454274v1, whole genome shotgun sequence genome contains these proteins:
- the PYROXD2 gene encoding pyridine nucleotide-disulfide oxidoreductase domain-containing protein 2 isoform X2 — translation MAQHSCTAAGGWPVAKNARWRRAGGGLQLLLFLLPPCSTPCLGQHKSKSLANSLPSKAQPGAEMAASGLCRAVAASPFPAWRRAHTEAGGGLKPEYDAVVIGAGHNGLVAAAYLQRLGVNTAVFERRHVIGGAAVTEEIVPGFKFSRASYLLSLLRPQIYTDLELKKHGLRLHLRNPYSFTPMLEEGAGSKVPRSLLLGTDMAENQKQIAQFSRKDAQVFPRYEEFMHRLALAIDPLLDAAPVDMAAFQRGSLLQRIKSLSTLKPLLKAGRILGAQLPQYYEVLTAPITKVLDQWFESEPLKATLATDAVIGAMTSPRTPGSGYVLLHHVMGGLEGMQGAWGYVQGGMGALSDAIASSATTHGASIFTEKTVAKVQVNSEGCVQGVVLEDGTEVRSKVVLSNTSPQITFLKLTPQEWLPEEFLEKISQLDTRSPVTKINVAVDRLPSFLAAPNAPRGHPLPHHQCSIHLNCEDTLLLHQAFEDAMDGLPSHRPMIELCIPSALDPTLAPSGCHVVSLFTQYTPYTLAGGKAWDEQERDAYADRVFDCIEVYAPGFKDSVVGRDILTPPDLERIFGLPGGNIFHCAMSLDQLYFARPVPLHSGYRCPLQGLYLCGSGAHPGGGVMGAAGRNAAHAAFRDLKSK, via the exons ATGGCCCAGCACAGCTGCACAGCAGCAGGAGGCTGGCCTGTGGCCAAGAATGCACGGTGGAGGAGGGCTGGAGGGGGACTgcagctcctcctcttcctgcttcCTCCCTGCTCCACCCCCTGCCTAGGGCAGCACAAAAGCAAATCTCTAGCTAACTCCCTGCCTAGCAAGGCCCAGCCTGGGGCAGAAATGGCTGCAAGTGGTCTCTGCAGGGCTGTGGCTGCCTCTCCCTTCCCAGCTTGGAGACGAGCTCACACAGAAGCCGGGGGAGGTCTGAAGCCTGAGTATGATGCGGTGGTGATAGGAGCAG GACACAACGGACTGGTGGCT GCAGCGTACCTGCAGAGACTGGGGGTGAACACCGCGGTCTTCGAGAGGCGCCATGTGATCGGGGGTGCAGCTGTCACTGAGGAGATCGTCCCAG GGTTTAAGTTCTCCCGCGCGTCCTACCTGCTCAGCCTGCTGAGGCCGCAGATTTACACTGATCTGGAGCTGAAG AAACATGGGCTGAGGCTTCATCTTCGAAACCCCTACTCCTTCACCCCCATGCTGGAAGAGGGTGCGGGCAGCAAGGTGCCCAGGTCCCTTCTGCTGGGCACAGACATGGCAGAAAACCAGAAGCAGATTGCCCAGTTCTCCCGGAAGGATGCCCAG GTCTTTCCCAGATACGAGGAGTTCATGCATCGCTTGGCATTAGCCATTGACCCTCTGCTAGATGCGGCCCCCGTGGACATGGCGGCCTTCCAGCGTGGCTCTCTGCTGCAAAGGATCAAGTCGCTGTCCACCCTCAAGCCCCTGCTGAAAGCAG GCCGCATCCTGGGAGCCCAGCTTCCCCAATATTATGAGGTCCTCACAGCTCCCATTACCAAG GTGCTGGATCAGTGGTTTGAGTCTGAGCCTCTAAAAGCCACTCTGGCCACAGATGCTGTGATTGGAGCCATGACAAGTCCCCGCACTCCGGGGAGTGG GTATGTGCTGCTGCATCATGTGATGGGGGGCCTGGAGGGGATGCAGGGGGCCTGGGGCTATGTCCAGGGGGGCATGGGTGCCCTCTCTGATGCCATCGCAAGCTCAGCCACCACCCATGGAGCAAGCATCTTCACTGAAAAG ACAGTGGCGAAGGTGCAGGTGAACAGTGAAGGCTGTGTTCAAGGAGTTGTGCTGGAAGATGGCACAGAAGTGAGAAGCAAGGTGGTGCTGTCCAACACATCACCGCAGATCACCTTCCTGAAGCTGACGCCACAG GAGTGGCTTCCTGAGGAGTTCCTGGAGAAAATCTCTCAGCTGGACACCCGGTCGCCTGTCACCAAGATCAATG TGGCCGTAGACAGGCTGCCCAGCTTCCTGGCGGCCCCCAATGCTCCCAGGGGCCACCCACTGCCCCATCACCAGTGCTCCATCCACCTGAACTGTGAAGACACCCTCCTCCTTCATCAGGCCTTTGAAGACGCCATGGATGGCCTGCCTTCCCACAG GCCTATGATTGAGCTCTGCATCCCTTCTGCGCTGGACCCCACCCTGGCTCCCTCCGGCTGCCACGTAGTCTCTCTCTTCACTCAGTACACGCCCTACACACTGGCTGGAGGCAAGGCCTGGGACGAGCAGGAGAGAGACGCTTACGCAGACAGAG TGTTTGATTGCATCGAGGTCTATGCCCCTGGCTTCAAGGACTCTGTGGTTGGCAGAGACATCCTCACACCACCAGATTTGGAGAGAATCTTcgggcttcctggagga AACATATTCCACTGTGCCATGTCCCTGGATCAGCTCTACTTTGCCCGCCCTGTGCCCCTGCATTCTGGCTACCGCTGCCCTCTCCAGGGCCTGTATCTCTGTGGAAGTGGGGCTCATCCTG GAGGAGGTGTGATGGGAGCTGCTGGGCGAAATGCAGCGCATGCGGCCTTTAGGGACCTCAAGAGCAAGTGA
- the PYROXD2 gene encoding pyridine nucleotide-disulfide oxidoreductase domain-containing protein 2 isoform X3, with amino-acid sequence MAQHSCTAAGGWPVAKNARWRRAGGGLQLLLFLLPPCSTPCLGQHKSKSLANSLPSKAQPGAEMAASGLCRAVAASPFPAWRRAHTEAGGGLKPEYDAVVIGAGHNGLVAAAYLQRLGVNTAVFERRHVIGGAAVTEEIVPGFKFSRASYLLSLLRPQIYTDLELKKHGLRLHLRNPYSFTPMLEEGAGSKVPRSLLLGTDMAENQKQIAQFSRKDAQVFPRYEEFMHRLALAIDPLLDAAPVDMAAFQRGSLLQRIKSLSTLKPLLKAGRILGAQLPQYYEVLTAPITKVLDQWFESEPLKATLATDAVIGAMTSPRTPGSGYVLLHHVMGGLEGMQGAWGYVQGGMGALSDAIASSATTHGASIFTEKTVAKVQVNSEGCVQGVVLEDGTEVRSKVVLSNTSPQITFLKLTPQEWLPEEFLEKISQLDTRSPVTKINVAVDRLPSFLAAPNAPRGHPLPHHQCSIHLNCEDTLLLHQAFEDAMDGLPSHRPMIELCIPSALDPTLAPSGCHVVSLFTQYTPYTLAGGKAWDEQERDAYADRVFDCIEVYAPGFKDSVVGRDILTPPDLERIFGLPGGNPRKYPGRRRTFAGEQGRGRNPARTGKAVTLPC; translated from the exons ATGGCCCAGCACAGCTGCACAGCAGCAGGAGGCTGGCCTGTGGCCAAGAATGCACGGTGGAGGAGGGCTGGAGGGGGACTgcagctcctcctcttcctgcttcCTCCCTGCTCCACCCCCTGCCTAGGGCAGCACAAAAGCAAATCTCTAGCTAACTCCCTGCCTAGCAAGGCCCAGCCTGGGGCAGAAATGGCTGCAAGTGGTCTCTGCAGGGCTGTGGCTGCCTCTCCCTTCCCAGCTTGGAGACGAGCTCACACAGAAGCCGGGGGAGGTCTGAAGCCTGAGTATGATGCGGTGGTGATAGGAGCAG GACACAACGGACTGGTGGCT GCAGCGTACCTGCAGAGACTGGGGGTGAACACCGCGGTCTTCGAGAGGCGCCATGTGATCGGGGGTGCAGCTGTCACTGAGGAGATCGTCCCAG GGTTTAAGTTCTCCCGCGCGTCCTACCTGCTCAGCCTGCTGAGGCCGCAGATTTACACTGATCTGGAGCTGAAG AAACATGGGCTGAGGCTTCATCTTCGAAACCCCTACTCCTTCACCCCCATGCTGGAAGAGGGTGCGGGCAGCAAGGTGCCCAGGTCCCTTCTGCTGGGCACAGACATGGCAGAAAACCAGAAGCAGATTGCCCAGTTCTCCCGGAAGGATGCCCAG GTCTTTCCCAGATACGAGGAGTTCATGCATCGCTTGGCATTAGCCATTGACCCTCTGCTAGATGCGGCCCCCGTGGACATGGCGGCCTTCCAGCGTGGCTCTCTGCTGCAAAGGATCAAGTCGCTGTCCACCCTCAAGCCCCTGCTGAAAGCAG GCCGCATCCTGGGAGCCCAGCTTCCCCAATATTATGAGGTCCTCACAGCTCCCATTACCAAG GTGCTGGATCAGTGGTTTGAGTCTGAGCCTCTAAAAGCCACTCTGGCCACAGATGCTGTGATTGGAGCCATGACAAGTCCCCGCACTCCGGGGAGTGG GTATGTGCTGCTGCATCATGTGATGGGGGGCCTGGAGGGGATGCAGGGGGCCTGGGGCTATGTCCAGGGGGGCATGGGTGCCCTCTCTGATGCCATCGCAAGCTCAGCCACCACCCATGGAGCAAGCATCTTCACTGAAAAG ACAGTGGCGAAGGTGCAGGTGAACAGTGAAGGCTGTGTTCAAGGAGTTGTGCTGGAAGATGGCACAGAAGTGAGAAGCAAGGTGGTGCTGTCCAACACATCACCGCAGATCACCTTCCTGAAGCTGACGCCACAG GAGTGGCTTCCTGAGGAGTTCCTGGAGAAAATCTCTCAGCTGGACACCCGGTCGCCTGTCACCAAGATCAATG TGGCCGTAGACAGGCTGCCCAGCTTCCTGGCGGCCCCCAATGCTCCCAGGGGCCACCCACTGCCCCATCACCAGTGCTCCATCCACCTGAACTGTGAAGACACCCTCCTCCTTCATCAGGCCTTTGAAGACGCCATGGATGGCCTGCCTTCCCACAG GCCTATGATTGAGCTCTGCATCCCTTCTGCGCTGGACCCCACCCTGGCTCCCTCCGGCTGCCACGTAGTCTCTCTCTTCACTCAGTACACGCCCTACACACTGGCTGGAGGCAAGGCCTGGGACGAGCAGGAGAGAGACGCTTACGCAGACAGAG TGTTTGATTGCATCGAGGTCTATGCCCCTGGCTTCAAGGACTCTGTGGTTGGCAGAGACATCCTCACACCACCAGATTTGGAGAGAATCTTcgggcttcctggagga AACCCAAGAAAATATCCCGGAAGGAGAAGAACTTTTGCTGGAGaacaggggaggggaagaaaccCTGCCAGGACAGGAAAGGCTGTAACGCTCCCGTGCTAA
- the PYROXD2 gene encoding pyridine nucleotide-disulfide oxidoreductase domain-containing protein 2 isoform X4 produces the protein MLEEGAGSKVPRSLLLGTDMAENQKQIAQFSRKDAQVFPRYEEFMHRLALAIDPLLDAAPVDMAAFQRGSLLQRIKSLSTLKPLLKAGRILGAQLPQYYEVLTAPITKVLDQWFESEPLKATLATDAVIGAMTSPRTPGSGYVLLHHVMGGLEGMQGAWGYVQGGMGALSDAIASSATTHGASIFTEKTVAKVQVNSEGCVQGVVLEDGTEVRSKVVLSNTSPQITFLKLTPQEWLPEEFLEKISQLDTRSPVTKINVAVDRLPSFLAAPNAPRGHPLPHHQCSIHLNCEDTLLLHQAFEDAMDGLPSHRPMIELCIPSALDPTLAPSGCHVVSLFTQYTPYTLAGGKAWDEQERDAYADRVFDCIEVYAPGFKDSVVGRDILTPPDLERIFGLPGGVRINLGVSHHSLPSAPSLPGCDLSALSCPSILSFHQEGRTGAGTLAERGQRSGQIEGIGIPSRDSETQAGQPPLRRSPGLWPSALTTMLALPSDFLQREHPLLKAAAHPQTSVYQKLDIGDRETS, from the exons ATGCTGGAAGAGGGTGCGGGCAGCAAGGTGCCCAGGTCCCTTCTGCTGGGCACAGACATGGCAGAAAACCAGAAGCAGATTGCCCAGTTCTCCCGGAAGGATGCCCAG GTCTTTCCCAGATACGAGGAGTTCATGCATCGCTTGGCATTAGCCATTGACCCTCTGCTAGATGCGGCCCCCGTGGACATGGCGGCCTTCCAGCGTGGCTCTCTGCTGCAAAGGATCAAGTCGCTGTCCACCCTCAAGCCCCTGCTGAAAGCAG GCCGCATCCTGGGAGCCCAGCTTCCCCAATATTATGAGGTCCTCACAGCTCCCATTACCAAG GTGCTGGATCAGTGGTTTGAGTCTGAGCCTCTAAAAGCCACTCTGGCCACAGATGCTGTGATTGGAGCCATGACAAGTCCCCGCACTCCGGGGAGTGG GTATGTGCTGCTGCATCATGTGATGGGGGGCCTGGAGGGGATGCAGGGGGCCTGGGGCTATGTCCAGGGGGGCATGGGTGCCCTCTCTGATGCCATCGCAAGCTCAGCCACCACCCATGGAGCAAGCATCTTCACTGAAAAG ACAGTGGCGAAGGTGCAGGTGAACAGTGAAGGCTGTGTTCAAGGAGTTGTGCTGGAAGATGGCACAGAAGTGAGAAGCAAGGTGGTGCTGTCCAACACATCACCGCAGATCACCTTCCTGAAGCTGACGCCACAG GAGTGGCTTCCTGAGGAGTTCCTGGAGAAAATCTCTCAGCTGGACACCCGGTCGCCTGTCACCAAGATCAATG TGGCCGTAGACAGGCTGCCCAGCTTCCTGGCGGCCCCCAATGCTCCCAGGGGCCACCCACTGCCCCATCACCAGTGCTCCATCCACCTGAACTGTGAAGACACCCTCCTCCTTCATCAGGCCTTTGAAGACGCCATGGATGGCCTGCCTTCCCACAG GCCTATGATTGAGCTCTGCATCCCTTCTGCGCTGGACCCCACCCTGGCTCCCTCCGGCTGCCACGTAGTCTCTCTCTTCACTCAGTACACGCCCTACACACTGGCTGGAGGCAAGGCCTGGGACGAGCAGGAGAGAGACGCTTACGCAGACAGAG TGTTTGATTGCATCGAGGTCTATGCCCCTGGCTTCAAGGACTCTGTGGTTGGCAGAGACATCCTCACACCACCAGATTTGGAGAGAATCTTcgggcttcctggaggagtgcGTATAAACCTAGGGGTCTCTCACCATAGCCTTCCCTCTGCACCCTCGCTTCCTGGCTGTGACCTCTCTGCTTTATCTTGTCCCTCCATACTCAGCTTTCATCAGGAAGGGAGGACAGGGGCAGGGACCCTGGCTGAGAGAGGGCAGAGAAGTGGTCAAATTGAGGGAATAGGGATCCCTAGTAGGGACTCAGAAACACAGGCAGGACAGCCCCCACTGAGAAGGTCACCAGGATTGTGGCCCTCTGCCTTGACAACCATGCTGGCTCTGCCATCTGACTTTCTTCAGAGAGAGCACCCCCTTCTCAAGGCAGCAGCACATCCTCAGACTTCAGTTTATCAAAAACTAGACATTGGagacagggagaccagttag
- the PYROXD2 gene encoding pyridine nucleotide-disulfide oxidoreductase domain-containing protein 2 isoform X1, producing the protein MAQHSCTAAGGWPVAKNARWRRAGGGLQLLLFLLPPCSTPCLGQHKSKSLANSLPSKAQPGAEMAASGLCRAVAASPFPAWRRAHTEAGGGLKPEYDAVVIGAGHNGLVAAAYLQRLGVNTAVFERRHVIGGAAVTEEIVPGFKFSRASYLLSLLRPQIYTDLELKKHGLRLHLRNPYSFTPMLEEGAGSKVPRSLLLGTDMAENQKQIAQFSRKDAQVFPRYEEFMHRLALAIDPLLDAAPVDMAAFQRGSLLQRIKSLSTLKPLLKAGRILGAQLPQYYEVLTAPITKVLDQWFESEPLKATLATDAVIGAMTSPRTPGSGYVLLHHVMGGLEGMQGAWGYVQGGMGALSDAIASSATTHGASIFTEKTVAKVQVNSEGCVQGVVLEDGTEVRSKVVLSNTSPQITFLKLTPQEWLPEEFLEKISQLDTRSPVTKINVAVDRLPSFLAAPNAPRGHPLPHHQCSIHLNCEDTLLLHQAFEDAMDGLPSHRPMIELCIPSALDPTLAPSGCHVVSLFTQYTPYTLAGGKAWDEQERDAYADRVFDCIEVYAPGFKDSVVGRDILTPPDLERIFGLPGGVRINLGVSHHSLPSAPSLPGCDLSALSCPSILSFHQEGRTGAGTLAERGQRSGQIEGIGIPSRDSETQAGQPPLRRSPGLWPSALTTMLALPSDFLQREHPLLKAAAHPQTSVYQKLDIGDRETS; encoded by the exons ATGGCCCAGCACAGCTGCACAGCAGCAGGAGGCTGGCCTGTGGCCAAGAATGCACGGTGGAGGAGGGCTGGAGGGGGACTgcagctcctcctcttcctgcttcCTCCCTGCTCCACCCCCTGCCTAGGGCAGCACAAAAGCAAATCTCTAGCTAACTCCCTGCCTAGCAAGGCCCAGCCTGGGGCAGAAATGGCTGCAAGTGGTCTCTGCAGGGCTGTGGCTGCCTCTCCCTTCCCAGCTTGGAGACGAGCTCACACAGAAGCCGGGGGAGGTCTGAAGCCTGAGTATGATGCGGTGGTGATAGGAGCAG GACACAACGGACTGGTGGCT GCAGCGTACCTGCAGAGACTGGGGGTGAACACCGCGGTCTTCGAGAGGCGCCATGTGATCGGGGGTGCAGCTGTCACTGAGGAGATCGTCCCAG GGTTTAAGTTCTCCCGCGCGTCCTACCTGCTCAGCCTGCTGAGGCCGCAGATTTACACTGATCTGGAGCTGAAG AAACATGGGCTGAGGCTTCATCTTCGAAACCCCTACTCCTTCACCCCCATGCTGGAAGAGGGTGCGGGCAGCAAGGTGCCCAGGTCCCTTCTGCTGGGCACAGACATGGCAGAAAACCAGAAGCAGATTGCCCAGTTCTCCCGGAAGGATGCCCAG GTCTTTCCCAGATACGAGGAGTTCATGCATCGCTTGGCATTAGCCATTGACCCTCTGCTAGATGCGGCCCCCGTGGACATGGCGGCCTTCCAGCGTGGCTCTCTGCTGCAAAGGATCAAGTCGCTGTCCACCCTCAAGCCCCTGCTGAAAGCAG GCCGCATCCTGGGAGCCCAGCTTCCCCAATATTATGAGGTCCTCACAGCTCCCATTACCAAG GTGCTGGATCAGTGGTTTGAGTCTGAGCCTCTAAAAGCCACTCTGGCCACAGATGCTGTGATTGGAGCCATGACAAGTCCCCGCACTCCGGGGAGTGG GTATGTGCTGCTGCATCATGTGATGGGGGGCCTGGAGGGGATGCAGGGGGCCTGGGGCTATGTCCAGGGGGGCATGGGTGCCCTCTCTGATGCCATCGCAAGCTCAGCCACCACCCATGGAGCAAGCATCTTCACTGAAAAG ACAGTGGCGAAGGTGCAGGTGAACAGTGAAGGCTGTGTTCAAGGAGTTGTGCTGGAAGATGGCACAGAAGTGAGAAGCAAGGTGGTGCTGTCCAACACATCACCGCAGATCACCTTCCTGAAGCTGACGCCACAG GAGTGGCTTCCTGAGGAGTTCCTGGAGAAAATCTCTCAGCTGGACACCCGGTCGCCTGTCACCAAGATCAATG TGGCCGTAGACAGGCTGCCCAGCTTCCTGGCGGCCCCCAATGCTCCCAGGGGCCACCCACTGCCCCATCACCAGTGCTCCATCCACCTGAACTGTGAAGACACCCTCCTCCTTCATCAGGCCTTTGAAGACGCCATGGATGGCCTGCCTTCCCACAG GCCTATGATTGAGCTCTGCATCCCTTCTGCGCTGGACCCCACCCTGGCTCCCTCCGGCTGCCACGTAGTCTCTCTCTTCACTCAGTACACGCCCTACACACTGGCTGGAGGCAAGGCCTGGGACGAGCAGGAGAGAGACGCTTACGCAGACAGAG TGTTTGATTGCATCGAGGTCTATGCCCCTGGCTTCAAGGACTCTGTGGTTGGCAGAGACATCCTCACACCACCAGATTTGGAGAGAATCTTcgggcttcctggaggagtgcGTATAAACCTAGGGGTCTCTCACCATAGCCTTCCCTCTGCACCCTCGCTTCCTGGCTGTGACCTCTCTGCTTTATCTTGTCCCTCCATACTCAGCTTTCATCAGGAAGGGAGGACAGGGGCAGGGACCCTGGCTGAGAGAGGGCAGAGAAGTGGTCAAATTGAGGGAATAGGGATCCCTAGTAGGGACTCAGAAACACAGGCAGGACAGCCCCCACTGAGAAGGTCACCAGGATTGTGGCCCTCTGCCTTGACAACCATGCTGGCTCTGCCATCTGACTTTCTTCAGAGAGAGCACCCCCTTCTCAAGGCAGCAGCACATCCTCAGACTTCAGTTTATCAAAAACTAGACATTGGagacagggagaccagttag